Proteins co-encoded in one Halodesulfovibrio marinisediminis DSM 17456 genomic window:
- a CDS encoding NAD(P)/FAD-dependent oxidoreductase produces the protein MKTADIIVIGGGITGSATALGLVKENAGKVLMFDSQLPTQRLSRANFGLTWFMCKGGGSSTYAKWCRTACKQWPEYAAELEDETKINLELEWTGGALHAFGEEQLKAHAASVEKLTGVCGEAGLDYPVSVLDRQQFSELVPKLQLGEDVSGAMYTSQQGHVNPLKLLGAMRKAFQQRGGEFIGNQNILEIIPNGNSVTVKTKDEEYSCNKLVVAAGHGCERLLFPLGYKLNVYPQRGQLMVTERCERKLPFPLLAVRQTQDGTYMIGLSTEDVAHDIRTTPQAMQQQAQNAIRIFPELASVNWVRAWGATRVMTPDGAPIYDSLPTHPNIYVMALHSSVSLNPMHTSVVAPWILDGRNSELISPFSNGRFNV, from the coding sequence GTGAAAACAGCTGATATCATAGTTATTGGCGGAGGTATTACAGGCTCTGCCACTGCGCTTGGCTTAGTAAAAGAAAACGCAGGCAAAGTTTTGATGTTCGACAGTCAGCTGCCCACGCAGCGACTTTCCCGTGCAAACTTCGGGCTCACATGGTTTATGTGTAAGGGCGGTGGCAGCTCGACATATGCAAAATGGTGCCGCACTGCTTGTAAACAATGGCCTGAGTATGCAGCAGAGCTGGAAGATGAAACTAAGATTAATCTTGAATTAGAATGGACTGGCGGCGCGTTGCACGCATTTGGTGAAGAACAGCTGAAGGCACATGCGGCAAGCGTTGAAAAGCTTACCGGCGTCTGCGGCGAAGCAGGTCTCGACTACCCAGTATCTGTTCTCGACCGCCAACAATTTTCTGAACTCGTGCCGAAGCTGCAGCTCGGTGAAGATGTTTCCGGTGCCATGTACACCTCTCAGCAGGGTCATGTTAACCCACTGAAACTTCTCGGCGCAATGCGTAAAGCTTTCCAACAGCGCGGTGGTGAGTTTATCGGTAACCAGAACATTCTAGAAATTATCCCTAACGGCAACAGCGTTACCGTGAAAACCAAAGACGAAGAATACAGCTGTAACAAGCTTGTTGTTGCTGCCGGACACGGTTGCGAGCGTCTTCTCTTCCCTCTTGGCTACAAACTTAATGTCTACCCGCAGCGTGGTCAGCTGATGGTAACAGAACGTTGCGAGCGCAAGCTCCCGTTCCCGTTGCTTGCAGTGCGTCAGACTCAGGACGGCACCTACATGATCGGCCTTTCCACCGAAGATGTTGCACACGATATCCGCACTACCCCACAGGCAATGCAGCAACAGGCTCAGAACGCAATCCGTATTTTCCCTGAACTCGCTTCAGTTAACTGGGTTCGAGCTTGGGGGGCAACCCGCGTGATGACTCCGGACGGTGCGCCGATTTATGACTCGCTTCCAACTCATCCGAATATTTATGTCATGGCACTTCATAGCTCTGTGTCGCTTAATCCAATGCATACTTCCGTCGTAGCACCTTGGATTCTTGATGGCCGTAACTCAGAACTTATTTCTCCTTTCAGCAATGGACGTTTCAATGTTTAA
- the dctP gene encoding TRAP transporter substrate-binding protein DctP, whose protein sequence is MQKKFSVVIVMMLVCILAAGTAQARKWKISHVRPQNTAIDTDLNQFAAELKEISKGDMQAKIYAANSLGDYTVVQERVGLGAIDMACQPVAVAADKRMQIANFPYMMTTWAQAEKNFAAGAPLRKTIEGLYTNQGIKLLATWPAYFGGVALNKEPKNPTDPNAAKGLKIRVVPSKSFKLMADNIGFIGTPIPFSEAFTAVQTGVVDGVVGSGAEGYYASFRDVTKFYLPLNTHFEMWYLIMNDELYNDLDDSQKALVDKAAADFEQRRWARAESDQAANEKRLADYGAKIIPVSNEAIEAHAAKVRENVWPVILSDVGEDWGRKVLSNIIQ, encoded by the coding sequence ATGCAAAAAAAATTCTCAGTCGTTATCGTAATGATGCTTGTCTGTATTCTCGCTGCGGGCACTGCTCAAGCTCGTAAGTGGAAAATTTCCCACGTGCGTCCACAGAACACAGCTATCGATACAGACCTCAATCAGTTTGCCGCTGAACTGAAAGAAATCAGTAAAGGTGACATGCAGGCTAAAATTTACGCTGCTAACTCACTTGGTGACTACACCGTTGTTCAGGAACGCGTAGGTCTCGGCGCTATTGATATGGCATGTCAGCCAGTTGCTGTTGCAGCTGATAAACGCATGCAGATCGCAAACTTCCCATACATGATGACCACATGGGCACAGGCAGAGAAAAACTTCGCTGCTGGCGCACCACTGCGTAAGACCATTGAAGGTCTCTACACAAATCAAGGCATCAAACTTCTTGCAACATGGCCTGCATACTTCGGCGGAGTTGCACTTAATAAAGAGCCTAAAAACCCGACCGACCCTAATGCTGCAAAAGGATTAAAAATCCGCGTTGTTCCAAGTAAGTCATTCAAACTTATGGCAGACAACATTGGTTTTATCGGCACACCAATTCCTTTCTCTGAAGCATTCACCGCTGTACAGACAGGCGTTGTTGACGGTGTTGTTGGCTCCGGCGCAGAGGGCTATTACGCTTCTTTCCGCGACGTAACCAAGTTCTACCTCCCGCTCAATACTCACTTTGAGATGTGGTACCTCATCATGAACGACGAACTCTACAACGACCTCGATGATTCTCAGAAAGCACTCGTGGATAAAGCAGCTGCAGACTTTGAACAGCGTCGCTGGGCACGTGCTGAATCCGATCAGGCAGCAAACGAAAAACGTCTTGCTGACTACGGTGCAAAGATCATCCCTGTTTCCAATGAAGCTATTGAAGCTCACGCTGCAAAAGTACGTGAAAACGTATGGCCAGTTATTCTTTCTGACGTTGGCGAAGACTGGGGACGCAAGGTTCTTTCAAACATTATTCAGTAA
- a CDS encoding TRAP transporter large permease produces MVEISLMAIGLLIVMLSFGVPLPFCFGGALMFMHLVGGATMKGTMLWGFSQLSNPVLLCIPLFVFAGAIMSESGIAKSLLDFVNIFVGRIRGGLGIVASLSCAIIGAISGSGLTGVAATGPLLIPEMAAKGYPRGYATALVANSSILGLLIPPSVTMIIYGWVTDTSILACFLATVGPGLLITFLFGIVNLVMCRKFPLVIDEPKPIAETVRAASAATLLAIPALIMPIIILGGIYGGIMTPTEAAAVAVVYAFPVGFLVYKGLTWKKFLIASKEAATAIGAIMVMIVFSLMLSQMFVMEEIPQALVEGIFTITTDKTLLLILVNLLLFFIGMIVNDITAIILTAPLLLPLMQAIGVSPIHFAAIIGVNTAMGGVTPPYASILYLGIRIGEVEFVDVIKPAMTLILFGYVPVVFLTSFWPQLALFLPSLIGY; encoded by the coding sequence ATGGTTGAAATTTCATTAATGGCAATTGGCTTACTCATTGTAATGTTGAGCTTTGGTGTTCCATTACCATTCTGCTTCGGCGGCGCACTTATGTTTATGCACCTTGTAGGCGGCGCTACCATGAAAGGAACCATGCTCTGGGGTTTCAGCCAGCTGTCCAACCCTGTACTGCTCTGTATTCCGCTCTTCGTATTTGCCGGTGCAATTATGAGTGAAAGCGGCATCGCCAAGAGCCTACTAGACTTTGTAAACATCTTTGTAGGCAGAATCCGCGGCGGCCTTGGTATTGTTGCTTCTTTAAGCTGTGCTATTATCGGCGCTATCTCCGGTAGTGGTCTGACAGGCGTTGCTGCTACAGGTCCGCTTCTCATCCCTGAGATGGCTGCTAAAGGCTACCCTCGAGGCTACGCAACAGCATTGGTTGCAAACTCCTCTATTCTTGGCCTGCTCATTCCACCAAGCGTTACTATGATCATTTACGGCTGGGTAACAGACACATCTATTCTTGCCTGTTTCCTCGCAACAGTAGGTCCTGGTCTGCTTATCACCTTCCTGTTCGGTATTGTTAACCTCGTTATGTGCCGCAAATTCCCTCTTGTAATTGATGAACCAAAACCAATTGCAGAAACAGTCCGCGCAGCATCAGCTGCAACGTTGCTTGCAATCCCTGCGTTGATCATGCCTATTATCATCCTTGGTGGTATTTACGGCGGCATCATGACTCCGACAGAAGCTGCTGCTGTAGCCGTAGTTTACGCATTCCCTGTTGGCTTCCTTGTATACAAGGGCCTCACTTGGAAAAAATTTCTCATCGCTTCAAAAGAAGCTGCCACCGCAATCGGTGCAATCATGGTTATGATTGTATTCAGCCTCATGCTCAGCCAGATGTTTGTTATGGAAGAAATTCCACAGGCTCTCGTTGAAGGCATCTTCACCATCACCACCGATAAGACACTGCTTCTTATTCTCGTTAACCTTCTGCTCTTCTTCATCGGTATGATCGTTAACGATATTACTGCCATTATTCTTACTGCGCCTCTGTTGCTCCCACTAATGCAAGCTATTGGCGTAAGTCCTATTCACTTTGCTGCAATCATCGGCGTAAACACTGCTATGGGTGGCGTTACTCCACCGTATGCAAGTATCCTCTACCTTGGCATTCGTATCGGGGAAGTTGAGTTTGTCGATGTAATTAAACCCGCAATGACTCTTATTTTATTCGGGTATGTTCCGGTTGTTTTTCTCACGTCCTTCTGGCCACAACTGGCTCTCTTTTTACCTAGCCTGATTGGCTACTAA
- a CDS encoding TRAP transporter small permease, with the protein MEKQFRYGLTILLSSVAILQFVQVIWRYILQAPLMGLDDILIYPTLWLYLLGSVNASREDTQIKANVLDVFLKTDRSRLIVRIIADVMTVIVSAWLTSWAWGYFRYAFRVWKETPTIYLPTFYAECSLFIGLLFMTLFGLYHLAKNIRRFTLLSTKPVTTGLQSASEGSA; encoded by the coding sequence ATGGAGAAGCAATTTCGGTATGGCCTTACAATACTGTTAAGCTCTGTAGCTATCTTACAGTTTGTACAGGTCATATGGCGCTACATTCTGCAAGCCCCGCTTATGGGACTGGATGATATACTAATCTATCCTACTCTATGGCTGTACTTGCTCGGTAGCGTTAACGCATCCCGTGAAGACACACAGATTAAAGCGAATGTTTTGGATGTATTTTTAAAAACCGATCGCTCTCGACTCATTGTTCGCATCATAGCAGACGTTATGACCGTAATCGTATCTGCATGGCTCACCAGCTGGGCATGGGGCTACTTCCGCTACGCGTTCCGTGTATGGAAAGAAACTCCAACCATTTATCTCCCTACTTTCTATGCAGAATGTTCCCTCTTCATCGGCCTGCTCTTCATGACACTTTTCGGCCTGTACCACCTTGCTAAGAACATACGACGTTTTACGCTGCTAAGCACCAAACCAGTTACTACAGGCTTGCAGAGCGCAAGCGAAGGGAGCGCATAG
- a CDS encoding sigma-54-dependent Fis family transcriptional regulator, translating into MMKKGHVVDSSTMKKLIDESHARSRQFGIDFRSRNRQQECLSAAALEARRADNDELLQVVLPHFAEFFDLLSPDEFLIAAIDADGYILHITGSELLKKQYRQRNCAPGFRWTEKDVGTTAISMCHKHHIPIQLTGGDHYCNLAHHLTSSSAPIFGEGGELLGILVVSGAREYTHPHTLYMVTTAARAAERQLRVTRRNKALALHIGFFDKVIESASTGLLILNSEGNIWKINGKGARTLKSDNLEGKHISELQGLLLDIDQLQNSSRRWENKECWVRGERGTVPILYTAQAVLSETNDLLGAVIVFNEMSEIQKLAENIAGAKAHYTFPMLVGRSERFLEAMDIAQKAADSTVTVLLQGETGTGKELFAQAIHNHGARSHYPFVPINCGAIPAELLESELFGYVEGTFTGAVKGGRPGKFELADGGTILLDEIGDMPHHMQVKLLRVLQTAEVYRIGARKPVKINTRIIASTHVNLSKAVEQGRFREDLYYRLNVLPINIPPLRERGSEDILELAMLFLNRGTRVPRTFSHSAQQALMSYHWPGNVRELENIVQRALHRCEGEVLDAEHFALPVKEHVRHVPTGTLKEMEHRLIEATLDETNNNMVESARRLGISRATLYRKVEKMKGTVYAA; encoded by the coding sequence ATGATGAAAAAAGGACACGTTGTTGATTCTTCAACAATGAAGAAATTGATAGATGAGTCGCATGCACGCTCCAGGCAGTTCGGTATAGATTTTCGGAGCCGTAATAGACAGCAAGAGTGTCTTTCTGCTGCTGCGCTGGAAGCTCGTCGCGCGGATAATGACGAACTGTTGCAGGTAGTGCTGCCACATTTTGCTGAATTTTTTGATTTACTTTCACCGGATGAATTTTTGATCGCTGCAATTGATGCTGATGGTTACATTCTGCACATTACCGGCTCAGAGCTTTTGAAAAAACAATACCGACAGAGAAACTGTGCGCCGGGATTCCGGTGGACAGAAAAAGATGTGGGCACAACCGCAATCAGCATGTGCCATAAGCACCATATCCCCATTCAACTGACGGGGGGTGACCATTATTGCAATTTAGCACATCATCTTACGAGTTCTTCAGCCCCTATTTTTGGGGAAGGTGGAGAATTACTCGGTATTCTTGTGGTCTCCGGTGCAAGGGAATACACCCATCCGCATACGCTATATATGGTTACTACTGCTGCCCGTGCTGCAGAAAGACAGCTACGTGTTACCCGCAGGAACAAGGCGCTAGCGCTACATATTGGCTTCTTTGATAAAGTGATTGAGTCTGCAAGTACGGGACTGCTTATTCTGAATTCTGAAGGCAACATATGGAAAATCAATGGGAAGGGCGCACGAACTCTGAAATCGGATAATTTGGAAGGGAAACATATTTCCGAGTTGCAAGGGCTTTTACTGGATATTGATCAGCTTCAGAATTCATCACGTCGATGGGAGAACAAGGAATGTTGGGTCAGGGGCGAACGCGGCACCGTACCTATTCTTTATACTGCGCAGGCTGTATTGTCTGAAACGAATGATTTGCTCGGGGCAGTGATTGTTTTTAACGAGATGAGTGAGATTCAAAAACTTGCAGAGAATATCGCAGGGGCAAAAGCACACTATACATTCCCAATGCTTGTTGGGCGCTCTGAAAGATTTCTTGAAGCTATGGATATTGCCCAAAAGGCAGCGGATTCTACGGTTACAGTTTTACTTCAAGGGGAAACCGGGACTGGTAAGGAGCTTTTTGCACAGGCTATACATAACCATGGAGCTCGAAGTCATTATCCGTTCGTTCCTATCAACTGTGGGGCGATTCCGGCAGAACTGCTTGAGAGTGAGTTGTTTGGCTATGTGGAAGGTACATTTACCGGTGCGGTAAAGGGCGGACGTCCGGGTAAATTTGAGCTGGCAGACGGTGGTACTATTCTTCTTGATGAAATCGGGGATATGCCGCACCACATGCAGGTTAAATTATTGCGTGTGCTGCAAACAGCAGAAGTTTACCGAATCGGTGCTCGAAAGCCGGTAAAAATCAACACCAGAATTATTGCCAGTACTCATGTGAATCTGAGCAAGGCTGTGGAGCAGGGGCGTTTCCGTGAAGACTTATATTATCGTCTGAACGTGCTGCCGATTAATATTCCGCCGTTACGCGAGCGTGGTAGTGAGGATATTCTTGAATTGGCTATGCTCTTTTTGAACCGCGGTACTCGAGTTCCACGAACATTTTCTCACAGCGCACAACAGGCTCTTATGTCTTATCATTGGCCGGGTAACGTGCGTGAACTGGAAAACATAGTGCAGCGTGCCTTGCATAGATGCGAGGGGGAAGTGCTTGATGCAGAGCATTTTGCGCTTCCTGTAAAAGAACATGTTCGGCATGTTCCTACCGGTACACTTAAAGAGATGGAACATCGTCTTATTGAGGCTACGTTGGATGAAACCAATAATAATATGGTTGAATCCGCACGACGTCTTGGTATATCGCGAGCGACACTGTACCGCAAAGTCGAAAAAATGAAGGGTACGGTCTATGCGGCATAG
- a CDS encoding sensor histidine kinase — protein sequence MFRSFFAPLNRRIIFFITSMCAIAICTVVLVSATSIMLTKNSRSARRLEDCARSLAFSLHTPFSVEPSRSMLRKVGAAKPWPFVEYLAITKPDGTIIESSGSLQFDMNTLLIKRKIQNSSILVVCEPIIEEGEIKAYVLVGSPEYFLGNGMTMFLLLSAIAGASGILVSFFIAQKLYKRMLQPLYDLTAAAKEIGESKDYTLRVPYTPKDELGDLVTQFNSMLDQIEKRDRLLTSHKKMLEHAVKLRTAELAKKNAQLLLEVAEREEAEMIRCEVERINQHDLKSLLNLVIGYPELLLSKGDLTSHQEKYIKKIEMAGYRILDMINNNLDIFKMEQGIYKLRRTSVDLVQLIFEIQDDITSMLTRQNVTLRITFNNHPVTSSNTFFVAGEYRLLQTLFSNLIINAVEASNSDDIVTVAIQTDDQTISIHNSTLVPEEIQDKFFNKYVTHGKEEGTGLGTYSAKLIANAHKADITMTSTKTRGTLLTVEFSEQLTAAASANLEPAVEQMVM from the coding sequence ATGTTCCGCTCTTTTTTTGCGCCATTAAACCGCCGTATCATTTTTTTCATTACCTCAATGTGCGCCATTGCCATTTGCACAGTTGTTCTTGTTTCCGCTACCAGCATCATGCTTACCAAAAATTCACGGTCAGCAAGACGCCTTGAAGACTGCGCTCGCAGCCTCGCCTTCAGCCTGCATACTCCGTTTAGTGTGGAGCCATCACGTTCTATGCTTCGTAAGGTTGGTGCGGCAAAACCTTGGCCCTTTGTCGAATATCTTGCCATCACCAAGCCAGACGGAACAATAATCGAATCGTCTGGCTCTCTGCAATTTGATATGAACACACTTCTCATCAAACGGAAAATACAAAACTCATCTATACTCGTCGTCTGCGAGCCGATTATTGAAGAAGGTGAGATCAAAGCCTACGTCCTCGTCGGTTCTCCAGAATATTTTCTCGGCAACGGCATGACTATGTTCCTGCTCCTCTCTGCCATTGCAGGAGCAAGTGGAATTCTAGTCAGCTTTTTCATTGCTCAAAAGCTCTACAAACGCATGTTGCAACCCCTATATGACCTCACGGCAGCAGCCAAAGAAATCGGAGAAAGCAAAGACTACACCCTAAGGGTTCCTTACACTCCCAAAGATGAACTCGGTGACCTAGTGACTCAGTTCAATTCAATGCTGGATCAAATCGAAAAACGCGACAGGCTTCTGACCTCACATAAAAAAATGCTGGAACATGCCGTAAAACTTCGCACTGCCGAGCTGGCAAAGAAAAACGCCCAGCTTTTACTCGAAGTAGCTGAGCGTGAAGAAGCAGAAATGATCCGATGCGAAGTGGAACGAATTAACCAGCACGATTTAAAATCGTTGTTGAACCTCGTCATTGGCTATCCAGAACTACTGCTTTCAAAAGGCGACCTCACCTCGCATCAAGAAAAATACATCAAGAAAATTGAAATGGCAGGGTATCGTATCCTTGATATGATCAACAACAACCTCGATATCTTCAAGATGGAACAAGGCATCTACAAGCTGCGTAGAACCTCAGTTGATCTGGTGCAGCTAATCTTTGAAATTCAGGATGACATCACATCCATGCTGACACGACAAAATGTCACTCTTCGCATCACATTCAACAATCACCCTGTCACCTCAAGCAACACGTTTTTTGTTGCTGGAGAATACCGTCTCTTGCAGACGCTTTTCTCCAACCTCATTATCAACGCTGTGGAAGCATCAAACAGTGATGACATTGTTACGGTGGCAATCCAGACAGATGATCAGACCATAAGCATCCATAACAGCACGCTCGTACCGGAAGAAATTCAAGACAAGTTCTTCAACAAATACGTTACGCACGGAAAAGAAGAAGGCACAGGACTTGGCACCTATTCCGCTAAGCTCATTGCCAACGCCCACAAAGCCGACATCACTATGACCAGTACCAAAACCCGTGGTACACTGTTAACCGTTGAGTTTTCGGAGCAGCTGACAGCTGCAGCCAGTGCCAATCTTGAACCGGCAGTGGAACAGATGGTTATGTAG
- a CDS encoding response regulator transcription factor has translation MKRILFIDDDFELGELLGSYLSGEGFSLQTAHDAQTGIEKLKEDNFDIVLLDIMLPDMNGFDLLQKIRNEYTMPVIMLTGRSDEIDKVVGLEMGADDYVAKPCPLRELAARIRAILRRTMPVKAARPSITATKIDPAHKIIIGNMSLTPSARSVQIDDSPVQLTSAEYNVLEMLTSNAGILITREQLLEDALGRDPSLDDYVLNVHMSNLRRKLRHSATIKTIRGNGYLLAIPDHSPQQAVHM, from the coding sequence ATGAAACGCATTTTGTTTATCGACGACGACTTTGAATTAGGTGAACTGCTTGGTAGCTACCTGAGTGGAGAAGGTTTTTCACTTCAGACAGCACACGATGCACAGACTGGTATTGAAAAGCTAAAAGAAGATAATTTTGACATTGTGTTGCTCGATATCATGCTTCCGGACATGAATGGTTTTGATCTGCTGCAAAAGATCAGAAACGAATACACCATGCCCGTTATCATGCTCACTGGTCGCAGTGACGAGATCGATAAGGTAGTCGGACTGGAGATGGGGGCAGACGATTATGTCGCTAAACCTTGTCCATTGCGAGAACTGGCAGCACGCATCCGTGCAATTTTGCGTCGCACAATGCCAGTTAAAGCAGCGCGACCATCGATTACTGCTACTAAGATTGATCCTGCGCATAAAATCATTATCGGCAACATGTCGCTCACACCGTCCGCCCGCAGTGTGCAAATTGATGATTCTCCTGTGCAGCTTACCAGTGCAGAATACAATGTTCTGGAAATGCTCACTAGCAACGCCGGCATACTCATCACTCGTGAACAGCTCCTTGAAGACGCCCTTGGACGCGATCCCTCACTTGATGACTATGTACTGAACGTTCATATGAGTAATCTGCGCAGAAAACTTAGGCACAGCGCCACCATTAAGACTATCCGTGGCAATGGCTACTTGTTGGCCATACCAGATCATTCTCCACAACAAGCAGTACATATGTAG
- a CDS encoding sigma-70 family RNA polymerase sigma factor: MKQCLHDKISVDVYNDFFVDHTSLIKRTIVSVLKKFNSRIDANVVDDIYQNVALKIIKNNYLERYDSKKAKLSSWIYVIVESSIIDDIRKQQKHKTETLDETFAIGVTTHFFSVRNYIPKSLLTERQMEILILTIEKDYSTKEASTVLSLSESAVRCMKHQALRRLRNYYTKYDSYGGKHDH; this comes from the coding sequence ATGAAACAATGCTTACATGATAAAATAAGTGTAGATGTCTATAATGATTTCTTTGTTGATCATACATCATTAATAAAAAGAACTATTGTATCTGTGTTGAAAAAGTTTAACTCACGCATAGATGCAAACGTTGTAGATGACATTTATCAAAACGTTGCGCTTAAAATTATCAAAAATAACTATCTTGAAAGATATGATAGTAAAAAAGCAAAGTTATCATCTTGGATTTACGTCATAGTTGAATCTTCTATTATTGATGACATAAGAAAACAACAAAAACACAAAACGGAAACATTAGATGAAACTTTTGCAATAGGCGTTACAACGCATTTCTTTTCTGTAAGAAACTACATCCCAAAAAGTTTACTTACTGAAAGACAAATGGAGATTTTGATTCTCACTATTGAAAAAGACTATTCAACAAAAGAAGCTTCAACTGTGCTGTCACTATCGGAGAGTGCTGTCCGATGCATGAAGCATCAGGCGCTACGACGTTTACGTAATTACTACACTAAATATGACTCCTACGGGGGAAAACATGACCATTAG
- a CDS encoding flagellar hook assembly protein FlgD, protein MTISSVNSSQDITTMAVQSNSSSSLTETDFMLLLATELQYQDPTEPMDTDKLTEQTCMFAQLDELQNLGDQLADLEETLGNSGDPVSYLGQDVTVEGDTLVLTEGESSDVTVYLEGDADSVIIDIYDASGNIVSMQNWGSMPAGSHELDWDGTLLTGDTATDGTYTVKVRAQDENGQDIGAATTIKDTVVSVSNGTDGAVFTLKSGAVVNYMDIISVSLGEEKA, encoded by the coding sequence ATGACCATTAGCAGTGTCAACTCCAGCCAAGATATTACGACTATGGCAGTTCAAAGTAACAGCAGCAGCTCGCTTACCGAAACCGACTTTATGTTGCTGCTCGCAACCGAGCTTCAATATCAGGACCCGACTGAGCCTATGGATACCGACAAGCTGACAGAGCAAACCTGCATGTTTGCGCAGTTGGATGAACTGCAGAACTTAGGCGATCAGCTTGCGGATTTGGAGGAGACATTGGGCAACAGTGGCGATCCTGTTTCCTATCTTGGACAGGACGTAACTGTTGAAGGAGATACGCTTGTTCTTACGGAAGGCGAATCTTCTGATGTCACTGTGTATCTGGAGGGAGACGCTGATTCTGTCATCATCGATATCTACGATGCATCCGGCAATATCGTTTCTATGCAGAACTGGGGCTCCATGCCTGCTGGTTCACATGAGTTGGATTGGGATGGAACGTTACTGACCGGTGATACAGCTACTGACGGCACCTATACAGTTAAGGTGCGTGCACAGGATGAGAATGGACAGGATATAGGCGCAGCAACAACTATTAAGGATACAGTTGTATCTGTTTCTAACGGAACTGATGGAGCAGTGTTTACCCTGAAGAGTGGTGCAGTTGTAAACTACATGGATATTATTTCAGTCAGCCTTGGTGAGGAGAAAGCGTAA